In Paenibacillus kyungheensis, the following are encoded in one genomic region:
- a CDS encoding ABC transporter permease, with product MCLPAIVFFCIFAYLPMPGLYLAFVKYNYTDGIFSSPFVGWDNFKFLIITGDLWRLTFNTVAYNIAFIVLGNIAQITVAILLNEIRKKWFKKISQTLMFLPYFISAVLIGLLAYNILSYDYGLLNGILRSLHLDPVKAYSEPHLWPFIIVITYLWQTTGYGSIVYFAAIMGLDSEIVEASEIDGANAFQRIIYIVLPWLKPTFIILLLFSLGGILKGNFGLFFNLVGANNTALYASTDIIETYVFRSLMTNFNFSMGSAVSLYQSVFGFVVVITANWIVKKVSPENSLF from the coding sequence ATGTGCTTGCCAGCTATTGTATTCTTTTGTATTTTTGCTTACTTGCCGATGCCTGGATTATATCTGGCTTTTGTCAAATATAATTACACCGATGGAATATTCAGCAGTCCATTTGTCGGATGGGACAACTTTAAGTTTCTGATTATTACCGGAGACTTATGGCGACTTACTTTTAACACAGTGGCATACAATATAGCGTTTATTGTACTTGGTAATATTGCCCAGATCACCGTAGCTATTTTACTTAATGAAATTCGCAAAAAATGGTTCAAAAAGATATCGCAAACGCTGATGTTTTTGCCTTATTTTATCTCGGCGGTTCTGATCGGGTTGCTAGCTTACAATATTTTGAGCTATGACTATGGACTATTAAATGGGATTTTGCGGTCTCTTCATCTTGATCCTGTCAAAGCATACTCTGAACCTCATCTATGGCCTTTTATTATTGTGATCACTTACTTATGGCAGACGACTGGATATGGTTCTATTGTTTATTTTGCCGCTATTATGGGGCTTGATAGTGAGATTGTAGAAGCTTCAGAGATCGACGGAGCAAATGCATTTCAACGGATTATCTATATTGTACTTCCATGGCTCAAACCTACCTTTATTATTCTTTTGCTGTTCTCACTAGGCGGCATTTTGAAAGGAAACTTCGGACTATTCTTCAACCTGGTTGGTGCGAACAATACTGCACTGTATGCAAGTACAGATATTATCGAAACGTATGTTTTCCGTTCGTTAATGACTAATTTCAACTTCTCTATGGGTAGTGCAGTCAGTCTGTATCAATCGGTATTTGGATTTGTGGTGGTAATAACTGCGAACTGGATTGTCAAAAAAGTATCGCCTGAAAATTCACTATTCTAG